The nucleotide window ACAGTTAGTGCATCTGGATTCAGTGATACATGGGATTACAGCCGCATCGGCGTCGATACTTCTCCAGGAGGTCGATGCGGCTTTTTCACTGTTGATCCTGCGGGTAATCGTACCGGAATGGATCCATTATCGGGAAGAATTTTAGTAGAGATTCCCCATTCTGGTTTCGGTGATGAGAGCGTTGAGAAAGCAACACCATATTACGTGTTGCTCATAAAAAGTCCCGTATCAGGCATCTTTGAAACTCATACTATAGGCATTACCGAAGGACAATTTGGAGTTAATTTTACCCTGATAAACCGTAGTGGAACAAAGAACAAACAAGCATTTGATTTCGAAGGCATTATCAAACCGGGAAGAGAGTATATATATCAGATTCAATACTCACCGGAGGTTGGTTCTGTAAATAGCGTAATACCGGCGACATATTTTTTTGGAGGATTCAAAAGTTCATCAGAAAAACGTGAAATTAACGTTTTTAATCGTAGAACTTCAGTGCCGGTAGCATTTACACTCTCCCGCCGGGATGGTAAACCAGCCAACGATATCAAGGCCAGACTTCACGTTCAAAGGATTTTTTCCATGAAGCCTTTCGGGGAGCCATTCGATGCCAGGCCTGCATCAGGAAAAAACGATGGCAACACCTTCCGCTTCGATCCTGAAAAGGAAGAATATATTTATTTGATGGACGCAAGTGATTTAGAGCGCGGAGTGTGGAAGCTGATCGTTCTCCTGGACGATGGATCACGGCAGACGACCTGGATTGGGATTGAATAGACAATACATAAATATTCAAATTTACCTGGGCACCTGGCGACAATACGTGCCTTCCGTCCCATCGCCCACTCCATCTTTTTCCAGAGAGACCTTGATGGGATCTGGCGGATCAGGGAGTACTGATGAATCCAAAGGCCAAAAAATACATCAGAAATTCGCTCATCCTGGCCTCATTGGTTGGGGTTTTCTGGGCGGTCCCGTTCATGAACATCATGCGGCTATACCCAGAATACCGTGGCCTTGTAGTTGACAGTGAAACTGGCAGGCCTATCGAGAAGGCGCAGGTTATAGCTATATATGAGTTTGAGATTGGAAGTCCGGGCGGACCGAGCTCTGCTTTCCTGAATTATTTTGCAACCTGGACGGATGGAAAGGGCAGGTTCAGGATCCCCCGGCGCCTTTATTTCAAGCTGCTCCTTTTCGGGTGGTTCGCGGAACACCCGAAAGTGGAAATTTTTAAAAATGGATATGGAAACTATCCCATGATTCTGCACGCTAGCGATTCCAAGGGTGAACTGGTTCAGGGGCCTCCCGGTTGGGATTATCCGGCTGCATGGCTTCCACCGAACAGAGACGTGGTCTTTCGCCTGCACATCTCAGAGACTCCTGATGATGAAAAAAGGCGGGAAAGGTCTGCGATATTCCTTTCTCACATTCCGTTGAAGGTGAGGCAAATACTTCAAGAAAAGGGTTTTGACATCTAGCTTCAGCTGTCGAATCCCCTAATTGGGAGGTAAAAATGCATATTTCCTTGCCAAACAAATTGCTGACATCTCATCACCATCATGAATAATGCGGGATAGGTGGGGCAAAAAAACGTGAGACCTGAATTATCCCGTTACCTGGAGAATCCTCCCGTTTAAAGAGCGAGAGATCCTTGGGGGACATCAACCCACAACGCTCGATCCATCCCCTGGAACCGTGATTGTGAACGGTGAGCAGGAGATCAACCCCTGTATGTATTGTGAATACACTTTGTGAAAGTTCCCATTAGTACCAGGTCTTTTGGCTTTAAATATACCTTGTGCATATTTTCTCAAGAAAATCCTTGACAGGGGGAGGGAAGCTTGTTATATATTACACAAGCTCGGAAGACGAAACCCGGTTCAGATGGTTAGGGAGGTAAATAAAATGCTGGAATTCATCACAATGCTTTCGGTTATCGCCATGGTTTTCTGCGCCGCGACAGTCTTCGTGGCCCTCCTGGCCGGCGGCCTCCTCAAGGTCAGCCGGGCTCTCAAGAGGAAAGAGGCGAAAGAGACGGCATAGCCATCTCGCCCCAGGCGATGGCAAAACGGGGAAGCCTTGCGGCTTCCCCGTTTTGCTGTGGGGTGAAGGAGGGGTAATCGGGAGGTAAGAGATAAGAGATAGGGGATAAGTGATAAGAGACAAGGACTAAGAACCAGGAACCCGGAACCAGTTCCTGCGGTCCGATATTCAGCCCAACTGACATTTTCTGACGCAATTTTTTCACTCTTTTCAGACCTATAAAAACTGACAACCCGATTCGGGGCACTAAAGTGATGTAATTTCAGAAAGTTACAAAAATGTAATAATCGCCGTTTTTTGGCATCGGGGTTGCAGATACAATACCGTAATCTGTTTGTATCGCATCGCACAGTCAGCAGAGTTCGGAGGATCATGAAATGGAAACCAGGACAGCAGCCTTTGATCGGAAAAGGGAAATCCTCATCGGGATGGGCTGGTTGTTTGCAGCCGGCGGCTACTTTCTCGCGTACCATCTCTTCTGGGATGTCCTGACTTCCCTCAGGTGACGATAACGGGCTGACAGCCCGATCGAAACTTGTTTTACCCCCACCCCACCCCCGGCCCGGGGCCGGTTTTCCGGCTCCGGGCCAACTTCGTTAAAATAGTCCGGAGTGCAGAACTGAAGCAGTGCAGAGTGCAGAGGACTGAGCCTCGGACTCTAAACTCTAAACTCTAAACTCTGTTTCCCCCACCTTCCCCCACCTTCTTGCGAAGCCATCAAATTAGGATAGATTCGCAAAAAGTCCAGGCGGGACTTTTCCTGGCTCGTTAATGTCCTGGGCGCCCCGCGCGGGGCGCATTGATGACTTTTTGTGAAGCCATCAATTATCGTTCCAAAATGGAATTCCCGGCCCATTTTCCCCTTCCCTATGGAGAATCCGGACATGTAGGTGATTCGCCATAACCATTTGAAAACCTGTTTGTTTCCTTGACAATAGGGTACCTCGACCGTATATTGTGGGGCGAAGTGGTAGAAAGTGGGGAAAGTCGGCAAATGAGCCAGGCACCTTTCCGCGGTCGATTCCAGCATGCCCTGGATGACAAGGGACGCCTCAGCATCCCCTCCAGGTTCCGGGATATCCTTGTCCAGGAGCACGACGGCCGCCTTGTTGTGACCAATCTGCCCCATTGTCTGGTGGCCTACACGCCAGGCCAGTGGGAGGCCATCGAATCCAGGTCCGACAAGCTCTCCACTGTCAAAAGCAACGTCCAGAGCTTTCTCCGCTTCTTCTACTCCGGTGCCACCGAGTGCGAACTGGATCGCCAGGGACGGATCCTCATCCCTCCCTCTCTCAGGGAAGCCGTCGGCCTCGATCGCCAGGTCGTGGTGGCCGGGATGCTGAACCGCCTCGAGATCTGGAGCCAGTCCAGGTGGGACGACGAGATGAAGAAGGCGGTGGAGAACTTCGACAATATCTCGGACGAACTGGCCGATTTCGGCCTGTAGATCGTGACCGGAATCGAGGCAACAGGAAGCCACTTTCCGGTCCTGCTGGAGGAGATCCTCGAGGGTCTCAATATCCGTCAGGGCGGAGTGTATCTCGACGGCACGGTGGGCGCCGGCGGGCATGCTGATGCCCTCCTGTCCAGGTATTCCGGAACCCGCCTCATCGGTCTTGATCGGGATCCCGCCGCGCTGGAAGCAGCCGGCGCCCGACTTGCGGTTTACGGCGACCGCGTGATCCTGGTTCACCGGGATTTCCGGTTCCTTAGCGATGCCCTCGACGAGACGGGGACCGGGGTGGTGGACGGCATCATCCTCGACCTCGGTGTGTCGTCCATGCAGCTGGATCAGGGCGACAGGGGGTTCTCTTTCACCCATGACGGCCCCCTTGACATGAGAATGGATCCCGGCAGCGGATCGCCGGCATCGGAACTGGTCAACGGGATGGATCCGCGAGATCTCGCCAATCTCCTTTTCCGCTACGGGGAAGAGAGGCGGAGCAGAGCCATTGCCGCGGCCATCGCCAGGGCGAGGGATGCCGGTCCCGTCGAGACGACGGCGCGCCTCGCGTCCATAGTCGCCGCCGTGCCGGGTATGGGGAGGATAAGGAATATCCACCCTGCCACCCGCACCTTCCAGGCTCTGAGGATCGCGGTCAACGACGAGTTGGCCGCCGTCGAGGATGCAGTGCCGGCAGGAGTAGGGCGGTTGGCGCCGGGAGGGCGGATGGCCGTCATCAGTTTCCATTCTCTCGAGGACAGGATCGTCAAGAGAGGGTTTAAGGGACTGGAAAAGCCGTGCCGGTGTCCCAAGGAGATGCCCGAGTGCCGGTGCGGCCTTGTCAGCGCGGGGAAGGTGATCACCAGGCGCCCCATCGTCCCGACGGAGCGGGAGGCCAGGGAAAACCCCCGCAGCCGGAGCGCGAAGCTGAGAGTGTTCGAGAAAAAACAGTAGTCAGTAGCCAGTAGGCAGTAGCCAGAATAAAACCTGAAATTCGCGATTTAACGGTGATGGACCCGCAAAAAGTCCATCAACGCGCCCCGCGCGGGGCGCCCAGATCAATGAACAGCCGCGCCTGGGAAGGGCGCCCGGATCGATGACCCGTGAAAACTGCCGCGCCTGGGAGAGGCGCCCGGATCGAGTGCCAATGGCTGTGTGTTCGATCCGTGAGGGAACCGAAAACCACGCTTTTCGGTTCCCGTTGAGCCAAAGTCTCGCACAGACTTTGGTGATCTATCAGCAGTCATTGTGAGGAAAGGGAAAACGACGCTTTTCCCTTTCCCCAGGACATTAATGAGCCAGGAAAAGTCCCGACTGGACTTTTTGCGACCATATCAACTGTGAACTGTAAATCGTGAACTGTGGACTGAAATCATGACAGTCGCCGCCGAAGCAAAAGCCAGACAGACCGAGCGCCTGAGCGCCAGGGGCGGCCTCCGGGATTTCGCCTTTCTCCTGCTTCTGGCCGCCCTGATCGGATGTGCCGTGTTCATGACGGCATTAAGGCGTGTGGCCTTCATCGAGATGGGTTACGAGATCAGGCAGCTCGAGAGGAAAGAGACGGAGCTCCTCCATCTCAAGAGCGAGATGGAGATTGAAAAGGCCATGCTTTCAAGCCCGGAGCGTATCGAGAGGGAGGCCCGGTCCAGGTTCGGATTGAGAGAGCCAGAACCCGGGCAGCTCAGGATCCTGCCATGAGACGGGATCATGGAAATGGCTGCCGGTGGGACGGGAATGTCCGGGCGCGCATCCGTTTCCTCGGATTCGTTCTTCCCCTGCTGCTGGTGCTGCCGGCAGCCAAGGCGTTCTATCTCCAGGTCTACCAGCAGGACGCTCTCTCCCAGTGGGCTGCCCGCCAGAGCCATATGGTCGAAAAGGTGGCCCCGTACCGCGGCGCTATCATCGACCGGAACGGACAGCCCCTGGCTATCAGCGTTCCCGTACCGTCCATCTACGCGGTGAGAGAAGAGGTGCAAACCAAGGCGGACGCGGCCGGAAGACTGTCAAGGGTCCTGGAGATGGACAGGAAGGCCCTGCTGCAGCGGCTTTCCAGGGGAAGCGGTTTCGTCTGGCTCAAGCGGCTCGTTGAGCCTGAGGTCGCCGAAAAGGTCCGGCAGATGGAGATCGCCGGCGTGGCCATCAGTACCGAGTCGAGGCGCTACTACCCCAATATGGATCTCGCCGGTGCCGTCCTGGGTTTTGTCGGAACCGACGGCGGACTCGAAGGCCTGGAACGCTCCCTGGAAGAGCATCTGCGCGGAGGGGACGGGATCAGGGTCCTGGATATGGACGCCAGGGGTAAAAGTCTCACTTCCGCCGATCCGTGGGAGCGCCATCCCGCCGCGGGAAACGCCGTTCAACTGACCCTGGACCGGAATATCCAGTTTTTCGTGGAGCAGAGTCTCAGGGAGGGCTGCGGCGGCGCCGGGGCGAAAGCCGGTGCCGCGGTCATCCTCGAATCGGCCACGGGCCGGATCCTCGCCATGGCGAGCTACCCGGGGTTCAACCCCAACGATTTTTCAAGTTACAGCCAGTCCCGTTATCGCAACCGGAGCATCAACTCCGTTTACGAACCGGGCTCGACCTTCAAGGTGATCACCGTGGCGGCCGCCCTGGATGAGAACGTCTTCGACGAGATGGACATCCTGTTCTGCGGCAACGGGAAGTTCGAGGTCGCCGACGTCGTGATCAACGATCACGTACCCCACGCGTGGCTTACCCTCATGGGGATCATCCGGAAATCCAGCAACATCGGGGCCAGCAAGATCGGCCTCGAGCTCGGGACCGAACGCCTGGGCAGGTACGTGAACGGTTTCGGGTTCGGACAGAAAACGGGGATTCTCCTCACCGGGGAGGGAAACGGGATCCTGCGCGGCGACAGGGAGTGGACCCAGGTGGACCTCGCAAACATCTCCTTCGGCCAGGGGCTTGGAGTGACCCCCCTCCAGATGGTCAACGCGGTCAATGCCATCGCCACCGGCGGCGAACTGCTGAGCCCCTACATCGTGGACCGGATAACCGCGCCGACGGGGGAACTGATCCTCAGGAACAGGCCTGGGATCGTGAGGAGGGTCATCACCCGGGACACGGCAGAAAAGTTGACCCGGATGATGGAGACGGTGACGGAACCTGGAGGTTCCGGGACCAGGGCGGCCATCGAAGGTTACGGAGTCGCGGGAAAGACGGGCACCGCCCAGAAGTTTGACCTCGAGGCCGGACGTTACTCCCTGGAGACTTTTACCGCTTCCTTCGTGGGGTTCACGCCGTCCCGGAAACCCGCGATCACGGCTATCGTGATCGTGGACGAACCGGAGATAGAGACCTACGGCGGTACCGTGGCGGCTCCCATCTGGGCCGACATGGTGAGCAAGACCCTCAAGTACCTGAACATCTCGCCCGACAGGGACGGAGGTGAGGGTCCCGATGGCGCGAAAAACGAGGGAAGATGGGCAGACGCCGTCAAGGATCGGGAGACGCCGGACCCGGCGGCCATGCCCGATCTCGCGGGGCTTACCCTGAGAGAGGCTCTTTCCAGGCTGGGAGCGTCCGGCGCGAAGGTCCAGGTCACCGGGACCGGGCTGGTCGTGAGCCAGGACCCGGGTCCCGGTGTCGACATCGGCGATGCGGTTTTACTGAAACTTCTGCCGAGGGCAGCGGGATGATGGGCTTTCTGAACGTCCATCAGGCAGCTCCCGCCGCAAGGCGGGAGCCGGGGTGGGGCTCAAAACAGCCCTCTTTCATTATTCTTTCCCTCCCCTGGGGGGAGGGAACTGAAGGGAGGGGGAAAACACCCCCCCTCACCCCGGCCCTCTCCCCTTCGACGCACTTTGTTTGCTCAGGACTGCGCCATGATTGGGAGAGGGAGAATGAGGTGGAAAGCGATCGTATTAGCCCCGCCTCGCAAACGGCTGGCGGAGAATTTTTTCGAGGTTATCATCGATGATGACCCTGGCAAAGCTCATGGAGGGGATCGAGGGGATCAGGATCCTCGGTGACGGGTCGATCCCGGTCCGTTCCATCCGGTACGACTCCAGGAGGGTGTCGCCCGGGGACCTTTTCGCGGCTATCAGGGGTGAACATTTCGACGGGACACGGTTCATAAAGGATGCCGCCGACAGGGGAGCCGCGGCTTTCCTCGTACCTGAGGGGGCAGACCGCCGCGTGGAGGGAACCTACGCTTTTGCCGGGGACGTTCGCCGGGCCCTCGCGCTGGCCTCGAGGAACCTGTTCGACGATCCTTCCTCCAGGCTCAAGGTCGTGGGGATCACGGGCACCAACGGCAAAACGACCACCTCCTACATAATCCACGGCATCCTGGAGGGAAACGGGATCTCCGCCGGACTCATCGGAACGGTTCAGTACCTCGTGGGCGGGCAGGTCATCAGCGCCGCCAGAACGACACC belongs to bacterium and includes:
- the mraZ gene encoding division/cell wall cluster transcriptional repressor MraZ: MSQAPFRGRFQHALDDKGRLSIPSRFRDILVQEHDGRLVVTNLPHCLVAYTPGQWEAIESRSDKLSTVKSNVQSFLRFFYSGATECELDRQGRILIPPSLREAVGLDRQVVVAGMLNRLEIWSQSRWDDEMKKAVENFDNISDELADFGL
- the rsmH gene encoding 16S rRNA (cytosine(1402)-N(4))-methyltransferase RsmH, with the translated sequence MEATGSHFPVLLEEILEGLNIRQGGVYLDGTVGAGGHADALLSRYSGTRLIGLDRDPAALEAAGARLAVYGDRVILVHRDFRFLSDALDETGTGVVDGIILDLGVSSMQLDQGDRGFSFTHDGPLDMRMDPGSGSPASELVNGMDPRDLANLLFRYGEERRSRAIAAAIARARDAGPVETTARLASIVAAVPGMGRIRNIHPATRTFQALRIAVNDELAAVEDAVPAGVGRLAPGGRMAVISFHSLEDRIVKRGFKGLEKPCRCPKEMPECRCGLVSAGKVITRRPIVPTEREARENPRSRSAKLRVFEKKQ
- a CDS encoding cell division protein FtsL produces the protein MTVAAEAKARQTERLSARGGLRDFAFLLLLAALIGCAVFMTALRRVAFIEMGYEIRQLERKETELLHLKSEMEIEKAMLSSPERIEREARSRFGLREPEPGQLRILP
- a CDS encoding penicillin-binding protein, producing MRRDHGNGCRWDGNVRARIRFLGFVLPLLLVLPAAKAFYLQVYQQDALSQWAARQSHMVEKVAPYRGAIIDRNGQPLAISVPVPSIYAVREEVQTKADAAGRLSRVLEMDRKALLQRLSRGSGFVWLKRLVEPEVAEKVRQMEIAGVAISTESRRYYPNMDLAGAVLGFVGTDGGLEGLERSLEEHLRGGDGIRVLDMDARGKSLTSADPWERHPAAGNAVQLTLDRNIQFFVEQSLREGCGGAGAKAGAAVILESATGRILAMASYPGFNPNDFSSYSQSRYRNRSINSVYEPGSTFKVITVAAALDENVFDEMDILFCGNGKFEVADVVINDHVPHAWLTLMGIIRKSSNIGASKIGLELGTERLGRYVNGFGFGQKTGILLTGEGNGILRGDREWTQVDLANISFGQGLGVTPLQMVNAVNAIATGGELLSPYIVDRITAPTGELILRNRPGIVRRVITRDTAEKLTRMMETVTEPGGSGTRAAIEGYGVAGKTGTAQKFDLEAGRYSLETFTASFVGFTPSRKPAITAIVIVDEPEIETYGGTVAAPIWADMVSKTLKYLNISPDRDGGEGPDGAKNEGRWADAVKDRETPDPAAMPDLAGLTLREALSRLGASGAKVQVTGTGLVVSQDPGPGVDIGDAVLLKLLPRAAG